A window from Leifsonia shinshuensis encodes these proteins:
- a CDS encoding low temperature requirement protein A has protein sequence MSESTRDDLGHRMLRMTGRDPGESHRSATPLELLFDLTFVIAFGQAGDQLAHLLAEGHVWPGIGAFSFAMFAICWAWINFSWFASAYDTDDWFYRVTTMVQMVGVVVLALGLPELFASVDAGEGFAVGVLVAGYVVMRIALVAQWLRAAAQDPPRRRVALVYAASVTTAQVGWVLLALARPSFETVLLIAPLLYVIELGGPVLAEVRLGGTPWNAGHIAERYGLLTIIALGEVLFGTVTSVAALVEKQGWSVQAALVALAGVGLTFGLWWTYFIIPSSEILRRHRRRAVAWGYSHILLFASIAATGAGLHVVAYEIEGVGELGVAGAVASAAVPVLVFSVVLFLLYTYLVHEGDPFHLGLFLGTVAALVAAVWLAAAGAPIGVSLILIALSPAVVVVGYETVGHRHQAAALARQLA, from the coding sequence ATGTCCGAGAGCACGCGAGACGACCTCGGTCACCGGATGCTGCGCATGACGGGGCGAGACCCCGGCGAGTCCCACCGCTCGGCGACACCGCTGGAGCTCCTGTTCGACCTGACCTTCGTGATCGCGTTCGGTCAGGCGGGCGACCAGCTCGCGCACCTGCTCGCCGAGGGGCACGTGTGGCCGGGGATCGGCGCCTTCTCATTCGCGATGTTCGCGATCTGCTGGGCCTGGATCAACTTCTCCTGGTTCGCGTCGGCCTACGACACCGACGACTGGTTCTATCGCGTGACCACGATGGTGCAGATGGTCGGCGTGGTCGTGCTGGCGCTCGGGCTGCCCGAGCTGTTCGCGTCGGTCGACGCGGGGGAGGGGTTCGCGGTCGGTGTGCTCGTGGCGGGCTACGTCGTGATGCGCATCGCGCTGGTGGCCCAGTGGCTCCGGGCTGCCGCGCAGGACCCGCCCCGGCGCCGCGTCGCCCTCGTCTACGCGGCGTCGGTGACGACGGCCCAGGTCGGCTGGGTGCTGCTGGCGCTCGCGCGGCCGAGTTTCGAGACGGTGCTGCTGATCGCGCCGCTGCTGTACGTGATCGAGCTGGGCGGACCGGTCCTCGCCGAGGTGCGGCTCGGCGGGACGCCCTGGAACGCCGGCCACATCGCCGAACGCTACGGTCTGCTCACCATCATCGCGCTCGGCGAGGTGCTGTTCGGGACGGTCACGTCGGTCGCCGCGCTGGTCGAGAAGCAGGGGTGGAGCGTCCAGGCCGCCCTGGTCGCCCTGGCCGGTGTCGGGCTGACGTTCGGGCTCTGGTGGACGTACTTCATCATCCCGTCGTCGGAGATCCTCCGCCGCCACCGCCGTCGGGCGGTGGCTTGGGGGTACAGCCACATCCTGCTCTTCGCCTCGATCGCAGCGACCGGAGCCGGGCTGCATGTCGTCGCGTACGAGATCGAGGGGGTCGGCGAGCTCGGGGTGGCCGGCGCCGTGGCGAGCGCGGCGGTTCCGGTGCTCGTGTTCTCGGTGGTCCTGTTCCTGCTGTACACGTATCTCGTGCACGAAGGGGATCCGTTCCACCTCGGACTGTTCCTGGGCACCGTCGCTGCGCTCGTCGCGGCGGTGTGGCTGGCGGCGGCGGGCGCTCCGATCGGCGTGAGCCTCATCCTGATCGCCCTGTCGCCCGCGGTCGTCGTCGTCGGGTACGAGACGGTGGGGCACCGGCACCAGGCGGCGGCGCTGGCGCGTCAGCTCGCGTGA
- a CDS encoding metalloregulator ArsR/SmtB family transcription factor → MTDSATEIFAALAHPTRRQILQDLKDGELAAGEIAARFNATGPTISRHLSVLRQAGLVTERRDANRILYSLVSDRLALSVGDFLSTVCPEQIVLREVRKRGSGRTSDRAAEA, encoded by the coding sequence ATGACAGACAGTGCGACCGAGATCTTCGCCGCTCTCGCGCATCCGACCCGGCGGCAGATCCTCCAAGACCTCAAGGACGGCGAACTCGCCGCCGGCGAGATCGCCGCACGGTTCAACGCGACGGGCCCGACCATCTCGCGCCATCTGAGCGTTCTGCGCCAGGCAGGGCTCGTCACCGAGCGCCGGGACGCGAACCGCATCCTGTACTCACTGGTGAGCGATCGGCTGGCGCTGTCTGTGGGCGACTTCCTCTCGACCGTCTGCCCCGAGCAGATCGTGCTGCGGGAGGTGCGCAAGCGCGGCTCGGGCCGCACCAGCGACCGCGCGGCGGAAGCGTAA
- a CDS encoding MarR family transcriptional regulator has product MNLVINSPADRTDVLRGAVRDVRVQLSVLNHHVAARAGVKDADFDCLDLISIHGPLSPGALSKLAELHPATLTGILDRLESGGWIARERDPQDRRAVVVRVLPDRNAEVFALYAGMNSRFDEVCADFSADELDVIAGFLERVRAAGAAAAADLRGADSEGASQRSV; this is encoded by the coding sequence ATGAATCTCGTAATAAATAGTCCTGCCGATCGCACGGACGTGCTGCGCGGCGCGGTCCGGGATGTCCGCGTCCAGCTCTCGGTGCTCAATCACCACGTCGCCGCGCGGGCCGGCGTGAAGGATGCCGACTTCGACTGCCTGGACCTCATCTCCATCCACGGTCCGCTGAGTCCTGGAGCGCTCTCCAAGCTGGCGGAACTCCACCCCGCGACGTTGACGGGCATCCTGGACCGCTTGGAGAGCGGGGGATGGATCGCGCGCGAACGGGATCCGCAGGATCGGCGCGCCGTGGTCGTGCGCGTGCTCCCCGACCGGAACGCCGAAGTCTTCGCGCTCTACGCGGGCATGAACTCGCGCTTCGACGAGGTCTGCGCCGACTTCTCCGCCGACGAGCTGGATGTGATCGCCGGCTTCCTGGAGAGAGTGCGAGCCGCGGGAGCGGCGGCGGCTGCCGACCTGCGGGGAGCCGACTCGGAGGGTGCGTCTCAGCGATCGGTGTGA
- a CDS encoding MarR family transcriptional regulator, with amino-acid sequence MTPARRPARIGFLLTQLGSLAAESFAARARELGITPPEAGAMRILGRGADMNQRELAEKLGVAQSRVVALVDSLEAAGLITRERSTTDRRNFVLHVTDPGRELLARLRSAAEAQEEELTEGLSADDRDRLYELLLRLGDARGLDRDVHPDYRGGSAHTDR; translated from the coding sequence ATGACCCCGGCGAGACGCCCCGCGCGCATCGGATTCCTCCTCACCCAGCTGGGCTCGCTGGCCGCCGAGAGCTTCGCCGCGCGCGCTCGGGAGCTCGGCATCACCCCGCCGGAAGCCGGCGCGATGCGCATCCTGGGCCGCGGTGCGGACATGAACCAGCGCGAGCTCGCGGAGAAGCTCGGCGTGGCCCAGAGCCGGGTGGTCGCGCTGGTGGACTCGCTCGAAGCGGCCGGGCTGATCACTCGCGAGCGCAGCACGACCGACCGGCGCAACTTCGTGCTGCACGTCACCGACCCGGGGCGCGAACTGCTCGCCCGGCTGAGGAGCGCCGCCGAAGCGCAGGAGGAGGAGCTGACGGAAGGCCTGAGCGCGGACGATCGCGACCGCCTGTACGAACTGCTCCTCCGGCTCGGGGATGCGCGGGGGCTCGATCGGGACGTCCACCCGGACTACCGCGGGGGCTCCGCTCACACCGATCGCTGA
- a CDS encoding DUF389 domain-containing protein, which yields MQHLRIIAPADLVDQVLTTLEDSVATTSIVRIPKAATRPAGDLVLCDVAREGLSDLLDRLQQLGVQHEGSISVDDIGVEISDAAKRASRAAPGHAADAVVWQEIEQRTHEETSLSPTFLTFMSVATMIGAIGVVFDEPILIVGAMVVGPDFGPLAALSVGLVRWRGRMIAQSVLALAVGFAVAIAITMLFTWLLTALHLMSPADLLHSRPLTDFIWRPNALSWVVGLLAGVAGLLSLSTAKSGALIGVLISVTTIPAAANAAVALAYGAAEQAVGALIQLVVNLAAITLGGVATLVVQRVNQRRRTARSPEAGTGGAGRGIRS from the coding sequence GTGCAGCATCTGCGAATCATCGCCCCCGCCGACCTGGTCGACCAGGTGCTCACCACCCTCGAGGACAGCGTTGCGACGACCAGCATCGTCCGCATCCCGAAGGCCGCCACCCGGCCTGCCGGCGACCTGGTGCTCTGCGATGTCGCCCGCGAAGGCTTGAGCGACCTTCTCGACCGGCTTCAGCAACTCGGTGTGCAGCACGAGGGTTCGATCTCCGTCGACGACATCGGCGTCGAGATCTCGGATGCGGCGAAGCGCGCAAGCCGAGCCGCCCCCGGCCACGCCGCCGACGCGGTGGTGTGGCAGGAGATCGAGCAGCGCACGCACGAGGAGACCAGCCTCTCCCCCACCTTCCTCACGTTCATGTCGGTCGCCACCATGATCGGCGCGATCGGCGTGGTCTTCGACGAGCCGATCCTCATCGTCGGCGCGATGGTCGTCGGCCCGGACTTCGGCCCGCTCGCCGCACTCTCGGTGGGGCTCGTGCGGTGGCGAGGCCGGATGATCGCGCAATCCGTTCTCGCTCTCGCCGTCGGGTTCGCCGTCGCCATCGCGATCACCATGCTGTTCACCTGGCTTCTCACCGCGCTGCACCTGATGTCACCGGCCGATCTGCTGCACTCCCGGCCGCTGACGGATTTCATCTGGAGACCGAACGCGCTCAGCTGGGTGGTCGGCCTCCTCGCCGGCGTCGCCGGTCTGCTCTCACTGTCGACGGCGAAGTCGGGTGCGCTCATCGGGGTGCTGATCTCGGTGACGACGATCCCGGCCGCCGCGAACGCCGCCGTCGCCCTCGCGTACGGGGCCGCCGAGCAGGCCGTCGGTGCGCTCATCCAGCTGGTCGTCAACCTCGCCGCGATCACACTCGGCGGGGTGGCGACCCTGGTCGTGCAGCGGGTGAATCAGCGGCGGCGTACCGCTCGGTCCCCGGAAGCCGGCACGGGCGGTGCGGGCCGCGGCATCCGGAGCTAG
- a CDS encoding NAD(P)/FAD-dependent oxidoreductase, whose product MGAAALPSRIPALVIGAGPAGLSAAAELKRAGIEAVVIDKADRVGSSWAGHYDRLHLHTSRRLSGLPGFRIPRHYGRWVARDDVLRYLAQYAAVHELDVRLGVTALFVERAGDHWRVAWSREDERGAIAADAVVIATGYNHSPKVSDWPGLDAYRGTVLHSSAYRNPRSLGARDVLVVGPGNSGAEIAADLAEAGVTVSLAVRTPPNIVRRAVLGIPSQALILSMAAFPLRVQDALAGGLQRVAVGDLRAYGIPKASRGIATQQARDDVTPTLDVGLLRALKAGRVTVVPAVSRFTPDAVVLSDGTELHPEAVVLATGFRRGLEPLVGDLGVLAPNGRPLVNADAQLPAHPGLFFLGYSNPLTGNLRQLGIDARRIAIAIARLPRRAGHP is encoded by the coding sequence GTGGGCGCCGCCGCTCTCCCTTCCCGTATCCCGGCGCTGGTCATCGGGGCCGGCCCCGCCGGGCTCTCCGCCGCCGCCGAGCTGAAACGCGCGGGCATCGAGGCCGTCGTCATCGACAAGGCCGACCGGGTGGGATCGAGCTGGGCCGGCCACTACGACCGCCTGCACCTGCACACGTCGCGACGGCTCTCCGGGCTGCCCGGCTTCCGCATCCCGCGCCACTACGGTCGCTGGGTCGCGCGCGACGACGTTCTGCGCTACCTCGCCCAGTACGCTGCCGTGCACGAGCTCGACGTCCGGTTGGGTGTCACCGCTCTCTTCGTCGAGCGGGCCGGAGACCACTGGCGGGTTGCGTGGAGCAGAGAAGACGAGCGCGGCGCCATCGCGGCCGACGCCGTCGTCATCGCGACGGGTTACAACCACAGCCCCAAGGTCTCCGACTGGCCCGGACTCGACGCCTATCGCGGCACGGTGCTGCATTCGAGCGCGTACCGTAACCCGCGATCCCTCGGCGCCCGCGACGTGCTCGTCGTCGGACCCGGCAACAGCGGCGCGGAGATCGCGGCGGACCTCGCCGAGGCGGGAGTCACGGTGTCGCTGGCGGTCCGCACCCCGCCGAACATCGTGCGTCGCGCGGTGCTCGGCATCCCCAGCCAGGCCCTCATCCTGTCGATGGCGGCATTCCCGCTGAGGGTGCAGGATGCGCTCGCGGGCGGGCTGCAACGCGTGGCCGTGGGCGACCTGCGCGCGTACGGCATCCCGAAAGCGTCACGCGGGATCGCCACCCAGCAGGCCCGCGATGACGTGACGCCGACGCTCGACGTCGGCCTGCTGCGCGCGCTCAAAGCCGGCCGTGTGACAGTGGTGCCGGCGGTCTCGCGATTCACCCCGGATGCCGTGGTGCTCTCCGACGGCACCGAGCTGCACCCCGAGGCTGTCGTCCTCGCCACCGGGTTCCGCCGCGGCCTCGAGCCGCTGGTCGGCGACCTCGGCGTCCTCGCCCCGAACGGTCGTCCGCTGGTGAACGCAGACGCGCAGCTTCCCGCGCACCCGGGCCTGTTCTTCCTCGGGTATTCGAATCCGCTGACCGGCAACCTCCGCCAGCTGGGAATCGACGCCAGGAGGATCGCGATCGCGATCGCGAGGCTCCCCCGCCGAGCAGGCCACCCGTGA
- a CDS encoding NAD-dependent epimerase/dehydratase family protein — protein MRIAITGGTGFVGRHLAARLDPADVVVVSRRTGVSITDVDALAAAFAGCDAVAHCAGINRELGDQTFERVHVEGTRAVVEAARRAGVKRIVMVSFLRARPDSGSGYHDTKWAAEELVRESGIDHTILKCGMIYGPGDHMVNHVARAVRTVPMFATVGFRERTVRPLPVDDAVDVLIAALEGRVPKSTVAVMGADEMTLGEAVRRIARVAERRPVFFPAPVWTIKALARLTEWTMVVPLVAKAQARMLDEGVSEPAPFAPELPVGLRPSRPFDDESIRVALPVGRFGVDDLRVVGWWARRR, from the coding sequence GTGCGCATAGCCATCACCGGGGGCACCGGATTCGTCGGGCGCCATCTCGCCGCGAGGCTCGACCCCGCCGACGTCGTCGTGGTCTCGCGCCGCACAGGAGTGTCGATCACCGATGTGGATGCGTTGGCCGCTGCCTTCGCCGGGTGCGATGCTGTCGCCCACTGCGCCGGAATCAACCGTGAACTGGGCGACCAGACGTTCGAGCGCGTCCATGTCGAGGGCACCCGAGCGGTCGTCGAAGCGGCCCGACGCGCCGGCGTGAAGCGCATCGTGATGGTCAGCTTCCTGCGAGCACGCCCCGATTCGGGATCCGGCTACCACGACACCAAATGGGCGGCGGAAGAGTTGGTGCGCGAATCCGGCATCGATCACACGATCCTGAAGTGCGGCATGATCTACGGGCCGGGCGACCACATGGTGAACCATGTCGCCCGCGCCGTGCGCACCGTGCCGATGTTCGCGACCGTCGGATTCCGCGAGCGCACCGTCCGGCCGCTACCCGTCGACGATGCGGTCGACGTCCTGATCGCAGCTCTCGAGGGGCGAGTTCCGAAGTCGACTGTCGCCGTCATGGGCGCGGATGAGATGACGCTCGGCGAGGCAGTCCGTCGAATCGCTCGAGTCGCGGAACGTCGCCCGGTCTTCTTCCCTGCGCCCGTCTGGACGATCAAAGCTCTCGCCCGGCTCACGGAATGGACGATGGTTGTGCCGCTCGTGGCGAAAGCGCAGGCGCGCATGCTGGACGAAGGCGTGAGCGAACCTGCGCCGTTCGCACCGGAGCTGCCCGTCGGCCTCCGTCCGTCACGGCCCTTCGACGACGAGAGCATTCGAGTCGCGCTCCCGGTCGGCCGTTTCGGGGTCGACGACCTCCGGGTCGTCGGTTGGTGGGCCCGGCGACGCTGA
- a CDS encoding SDR family NAD(P)-dependent oxidoreductase → MNRLGGRVAWVTGSSRGIGESIAVAFAQAGAAVAVHGRDERAAQAVQERITAAGGRASVVLGDVTSAPDLEGMVETIEWALGPIDILVANAGGNPVRPGPLEAMSIEEWRRAVDANLTATFATIASVLPVMKQRGHGSIITISSAAARRPTPQSPVAYAAAKAGVELLTQWLAAEAGPSGVRVNCVAPETILTERNRQRIPAEMQERMIDAHPIRRLGTREDVAAACLFLASDQSGWISGATLDVAGGSVLH, encoded by the coding sequence GTGAACCGCCTGGGCGGGCGGGTGGCCTGGGTCACCGGCAGCTCTCGCGGGATCGGCGAGTCGATCGCGGTGGCGTTCGCGCAGGCCGGGGCGGCCGTCGCGGTACACGGCCGGGACGAGCGCGCGGCGCAGGCGGTACAGGAGCGCATCACCGCCGCCGGGGGACGCGCGTCCGTCGTCCTCGGCGATGTCACGTCCGCGCCAGACCTCGAGGGGATGGTGGAGACGATCGAGTGGGCGCTCGGGCCCATCGACATCCTGGTCGCCAACGCGGGTGGCAATCCCGTTCGCCCCGGCCCCCTCGAAGCCATGAGCATCGAGGAGTGGCGGCGCGCCGTGGATGCGAACCTCACCGCGACCTTCGCCACCATCGCCTCCGTGCTCCCGGTGATGAAGCAGCGCGGACACGGCTCGATCATCACGATCTCCTCCGCCGCCGCGCGACGTCCGACCCCGCAGTCACCGGTCGCCTATGCGGCGGCCAAGGCGGGCGTGGAGCTCCTCACCCAGTGGCTGGCGGCCGAGGCGGGGCCGAGCGGGGTCCGCGTGAACTGCGTCGCCCCCGAGACGATCCTGACCGAACGGAACCGGCAGCGGATCCCCGCGGAGATGCAGGAGCGGATGATCGACGCGCACCCGATCCGCCGGCTTGGCACCCGGGAGGATGTCGCCGCCGCGTGCCTGTTCCTCGCGAGCGATCAGTCGGGATGGATCTCGGGGGCGACCCTCGACGTGGCGGGCGGCTCGGTGCTGCACTGA
- a CDS encoding extracellular solute-binding protein, translated as MKARTRMIAAAVGITAALALTACTGQSSTGSGTAAAGGDCKPSSGKVNLTFTTWVPGMDKVVDLWNSKNPDIQVKFQTGPSGNAGTYQNFFNQIKAGNAPDLGQVEYDALPNFRVQDGLTNIASCKPVADAKNDFVDWTWNQVTFGEDNAVYAIPQDTGPIAMFYRKDLFEQAGIAVPTTWDEYAKAAAEIRAKGAYITNFPKTDVNWFAGMVWQAGGEWFKNNGNEWTVNLTDDKSKQVADYWQKLIDAGQVSKLASFSDDWNKSFDDGQQWTWVSAVWGASTLETGAPNTAGKWAVAPMPQWSAGDKKAGDWGGSSTAVLKGSKHPYEAAKFAMWLNTDPEALALENKLGGLYPAAKDGANLDAFTSGQPFYGGQKIYDVFKQASSEVDPNFTWGPTMTQTYTDVSDGFGAALGGNGTLLDALKTGQQKTIDALKAQSIPVKG; from the coding sequence ATGAAAGCTCGGACAAGGATGATCGCCGCCGCCGTCGGCATCACCGCAGCTCTCGCCCTCACGGCGTGTACCGGACAGAGCTCCACCGGGTCGGGCACCGCGGCCGCCGGCGGGGACTGCAAGCCCTCCTCCGGCAAGGTCAATCTGACGTTCACCACCTGGGTGCCCGGGATGGACAAGGTCGTCGACCTCTGGAACAGCAAGAACCCGGACATCCAGGTCAAGTTCCAGACCGGACCGTCGGGGAACGCCGGGACGTACCAGAACTTCTTCAACCAGATCAAGGCGGGCAACGCGCCCGACCTCGGTCAGGTCGAGTACGACGCGCTTCCGAACTTCCGCGTGCAGGACGGCCTGACCAACATCGCCTCGTGCAAGCCCGTCGCCGACGCCAAGAACGACTTCGTCGACTGGACCTGGAACCAGGTGACGTTCGGCGAGGACAACGCCGTCTACGCGATCCCGCAGGACACCGGCCCCATCGCCATGTTCTACCGCAAGGACCTCTTCGAGCAGGCCGGCATCGCCGTGCCGACCACGTGGGACGAGTACGCGAAGGCGGCCGCTGAGATCAGGGCCAAGGGGGCGTACATCACCAACTTCCCCAAGACCGACGTCAACTGGTTCGCCGGCATGGTCTGGCAGGCCGGCGGCGAGTGGTTCAAGAACAACGGCAACGAGTGGACCGTCAACCTGACCGACGACAAGTCCAAGCAGGTCGCCGACTACTGGCAGAAGCTCATCGACGCCGGACAGGTGTCGAAGCTCGCGTCCTTCTCCGACGACTGGAACAAGTCCTTCGACGACGGACAGCAGTGGACCTGGGTCTCGGCGGTGTGGGGCGCCTCCACGCTCGAGACCGGAGCGCCGAACACGGCGGGCAAGTGGGCGGTCGCGCCGATGCCGCAGTGGTCCGCGGGTGACAAGAAGGCCGGCGACTGGGGCGGATCCTCGACGGCGGTCCTGAAGGGCTCCAAGCACCCGTACGAGGCCGCCAAGTTCGCGATGTGGCTGAACACCGACCCGGAGGCACTCGCCCTCGAGAACAAGCTCGGTGGCCTGTACCCGGCGGCGAAGGACGGGGCCAACCTCGACGCCTTCACCTCCGGCCAGCCGTTCTACGGCGGTCAGAAGATCTACGACGTGTTCAAGCAGGCCTCCAGCGAGGTCGACCCCAACTTCACGTGGGGTCCGACGATGACCCAGACCTACACGGACGTGTCCGACGGGTTCGGGGCCGCGCTGGGCGGCAACGGCACGCTGCTGGATGCGCTCAAGACCGGCCAGCAGAAGACGATCGACGCGCTGAAGGCCCAGTCGATCCCGGTCAAGGGCTGA
- a CDS encoding SDR family NAD(P)-dependent oxidoreductase: MTTTLITGSNRGLGLETARRLIEAGHTVYAGMRDTDGGEAARSLGAIPVALDVTDQGSVDAAVASLPELDVLVNNAGVLGPSRGGADDLDAESMQQTLDTNVVGLIRVTQACLPLLRRSAAPVIVNVASGVGWPRWLSTPGHDEYPVLGIPYAAAKAAVIALTVQYAKSLPGFRVNASDPGYTATEFNGYSGHQTVREGTDATVMLATIGPDGPTGEFHNRSGRIEY, encoded by the coding sequence ATGACGACGACACTGATCACAGGATCCAACCGCGGCCTCGGCCTCGAAACCGCCCGCCGACTCATCGAGGCCGGGCACACCGTCTACGCCGGGATGCGCGACACCGATGGCGGGGAGGCGGCGCGATCGCTGGGCGCCATCCCCGTCGCCCTCGACGTGACCGACCAGGGCAGTGTGGATGCGGCGGTCGCCTCCCTGCCCGAGCTGGACGTGCTCGTCAACAACGCGGGCGTGCTCGGCCCGTCGCGTGGCGGGGCCGACGACCTGGACGCCGAGTCGATGCAGCAGACCCTCGACACGAATGTGGTCGGCCTCATCCGCGTCACTCAGGCGTGCCTGCCCCTGCTCCGCCGCTCGGCGGCGCCGGTCATCGTAAACGTCGCCTCGGGCGTGGGCTGGCCGCGATGGCTGTCCACGCCGGGGCACGACGAGTACCCCGTGCTGGGCATCCCCTACGCCGCGGCCAAAGCGGCGGTCATCGCGCTGACGGTGCAATACGCGAAGAGCCTGCCCGGGTTCCGCGTGAACGCCAGCGACCCGGGCTACACCGCCACAGAGTTCAACGGGTACAGCGGGCACCAGACCGTCCGGGAGGGGACGGATGCCACGGTGATGCTGGCCACGATCGGTCCGGACGGGCCGACCGGCGAGTTCCACAACCGGTCGGGGCGCATCGAGTACTGA
- a CDS encoding SDR family oxidoreductase has translation MRIVVFGANGPTGRVLVSQSLQAGHTVTAVTRRPDAFPRFGAALRVVAADVHDVDAVSTAVAGHDAVLSSLGVPYSRGPVTVYSEGAAHILSAMERHAVRRLVCVSASLVEPQLGPHGGFLVDKVAGPLVRYFGRTVYADMARMEALVRASDAEWTIMRPSGLFETTQVTEYRTAEDYLNASFTSRADLADAMRKQLDSDEFVRKVCAVGTFDEKPSLLRLLLREGSSRRGLPMPDHSADALTRADAPAPPPGAGAPPSRTRRRRPRATGRSG, from the coding sequence ATGAGGATCGTCGTATTCGGGGCGAACGGGCCGACCGGCCGCGTGCTCGTGAGCCAGTCCCTGCAGGCGGGCCACACGGTCACCGCCGTGACCCGTCGGCCGGATGCGTTTCCCCGGTTCGGCGCCGCACTGCGGGTGGTGGCCGCCGACGTCCATGACGTGGATGCCGTGAGCACGGCCGTCGCTGGACACGATGCAGTGCTCTCCAGTCTCGGGGTCCCGTACAGCCGCGGGCCCGTCACGGTCTACTCGGAGGGCGCCGCCCACATCCTCTCAGCCATGGAGCGTCACGCGGTCCGGAGGCTGGTCTGCGTGAGCGCGAGCCTGGTCGAGCCGCAGCTGGGACCCCACGGCGGGTTCCTGGTCGACAAGGTCGCCGGGCCGCTCGTCCGGTACTTCGGCCGGACGGTGTACGCCGACATGGCGCGGATGGAGGCGCTCGTCCGGGCCTCCGATGCGGAGTGGACCATCATGCGCCCGAGCGGCCTGTTCGAGACCACGCAGGTGACGGAGTACCGAACGGCGGAGGACTACCTGAACGCGTCGTTCACCTCCCGAGCGGACCTCGCCGACGCGATGCGGAAGCAGCTCGACTCCGACGAGTTCGTGCGGAAGGTCTGCGCCGTCGGCACGTTCGACGAGAAGCCCAGCCTGCTCCGACTGCTCCTGCGCGAGGGTTCGAGCCGGCGTGGCCTTCCGATGCCCGATCATTCGGCAGACGCTCTCACGCGAGCTGACGCGCCAGCGCCGCCGCCTGGTGCCGGTGCCCCACCGTCTCGTACCCGACGACGACGACCGCGGGCGACAGGGCGATCAGGATGA
- a CDS encoding helix-turn-helix transcriptional regulator yields the protein MSEFAVVLRSWRDRVDPVEVGLPAGPGRRTPGLRREELAALAGVSVDYIVRLEQGRATNPSPQLLTALARALRLSGEERDHLFRVAGAVSSPAGNVPKHLTPGVQRILDRIGDVPLAVFSAAWDFLVWNPLWAALLKDPSEVTGLDRNLVWRHFTHGHPGVEFDDVHAEEFSSDLVADLRQAHGRYAADPDLGRLIARLRAASPDFDRRWGEARVAAHRSSRKTMTDTIVGAITVDCDVLTVPDGDLRIVVYTAAPGTDDAAKLDLLRVTGVERFAPAPTLS from the coding sequence ATGAGCGAGTTCGCGGTCGTGCTGCGGTCCTGGCGGGACCGGGTCGACCCGGTCGAAGTCGGACTGCCCGCAGGCCCCGGCAGACGCACCCCGGGCCTGCGCCGGGAAGAGCTCGCGGCGCTCGCCGGGGTGAGCGTCGACTACATCGTCCGCCTGGAGCAGGGACGCGCGACGAACCCTTCGCCTCAGCTCCTCACCGCGCTGGCCCGGGCGCTCCGCCTCTCCGGCGAGGAGCGGGACCACCTGTTCCGAGTCGCCGGGGCGGTGTCGTCGCCGGCAGGCAACGTGCCGAAGCACCTCACGCCGGGCGTGCAGCGCATCCTGGACCGGATCGGGGATGTGCCCCTCGCCGTGTTCTCGGCCGCCTGGGACTTCCTGGTCTGGAACCCCCTGTGGGCGGCTCTGCTCAAGGACCCGTCCGAGGTCACGGGCCTCGACCGCAACCTGGTGTGGCGGCACTTCACCCACGGCCACCCGGGCGTCGAGTTCGACGACGTGCACGCCGAGGAGTTCTCGTCCGACCTCGTCGCCGACCTCCGTCAGGCCCACGGCCGCTATGCCGCCGACCCCGACCTCGGCCGGCTTATCGCCCGGCTGCGGGCGGCCTCCCCCGACTTCGACCGCCGCTGGGGCGAAGCACGCGTGGCCGCGCACCGCTCCAGCCGGAAGACGATGACGGACACGATCGTGGGCGCGATCACCGTGGACTGCGACGTCCTGACCGTGCCCGACGGCGACCTGCGCATCGTCGTCTACACCGCGGCGCCCGGCACCGACGATGCAGCCAAGCTCGACCTGCTCCGGGTCACCGGGGTCGAACGGTTCGCCCCGGCGCCGACGCTGTCCTGA